One window of the Triticum dicoccoides isolate Atlit2015 ecotype Zavitan chromosome 3B, WEW_v2.0, whole genome shotgun sequence genome contains the following:
- the LOC119278167 gene encoding dynamin-related protein 3A-like isoform X1 translates to MQAETDREAGGNKGVSDRQIRLKIYSPNVLNITLVDLPGITKVPVGDQPTDIEARIRTMILSYIKHKTCIILAVSPANADLANSDALQMARQADPDGSRTIGVITKLDIMDRGTDARNFLLGNVIPLRLGYVGVVNRSQQDINSDVSVKQALAREESFFRTHPAYNGLAKHCGIPQLAKKLNQILVQHIRTILPGLKARISSQLTAIAKEHAFYGDPVESKAGQGAKLLNILAKYCDAFSSMVEGKNEDISTIELSGGARIHYIFQSIFVKSLEGVDPCEDVTDEDIRMAIQNATGPRSALFVPEVPFEVLVRRQISRLLDPSLQCADFIYEELVKMSHHCLCNELQQFPILRRSMDEVIGKFLRDGLKPAQDMIAHIIEMEADYINTSHPSFIGGSKAVEQAQQQVRAARLPATVVRRDGVDADRPQASEKTQKARALLGRTTGVNGVITDQIQQGVRSAAEAERPGSSGSGSTSFWGSIFTSSEDRAHSSARGSSTNKSYASATPNLEHSFSSIQLKEPPLVLKPSESHSEQEDLEIAITKLLLQSYYNIVRKNVEDFVPKAIMHFLVNHTKRELHNFLITTLYREELFGDILREPDEITTKRRQIRDTLKVLQQAYKTLDEIPLEAETVERGYSLDSDATGLPRVHGVYDGSSPYSTPKQTRPRKSSHSGEQQQPFSGNGF, encoded by the exons ATGCAGGCAGAAACGGACAGGGAGGCTGGCGGTAACAAGGGCGTCTCAGATAGACAGATACGTCTGAAGATCTATTCGCCAAATGTTCTCAACATCACTTTGGTCGATCTGCCTGGAATTACTAAGGTGCCTGTTGGAGACCAACCAACTGACATTGAGGCCAGAATAAGGACAATGATATTGTCATATATCAAGCACAAGACATGCATCATATTGGCTGTTTCTCCAGCAAATGCAGATTTAGCGAACTCTGATGCTCTTCAAATGGCTCGGCAAGCTGATCCTGATG gttctcgAACAATTGGTGTTATCACGAAG TTGGACATAATGGACAGGGGCACTGATGCCCGTAATTTTTTGCTGGGGAATGTCATCCCATTACGACTTGGTTATGTTGGCGTCGTAAACCGCAGCCAGCAG GATATCAATTCAGATGTCAGTGTCAAGCAGGCTCTGGCCCGAGAAGAAAGTTTCTTCCGTACTCATCCG GCATACAATGGTCTTGCTAAGCACTGTGGGATACCACAGTTAGCAAAGAAGCTAAACCAG ATCTTGGTCCAACATATAAGAACTATTCTGCCTGGACTGAAGGCACGCATAAGTTCTCAATTGACAGCTATTGCTAAGGAGCATGCCTTTTATGGTGACCCAGTCGAGTCCAAG GCTGGGCAAGGTGCTAAGCTTTTGAACATTCTAGCTAAATACTGTGATG CTTTCTCGTCTATGGTAGAAGGAAAAAACGAAGATATATCAACAATCGAGCTTTCTGGTGGAGCAAGAATTCACTATATTTTTCAATCTATCTTTGTCAAAAGCTTAGAG GGTGTTGACCCTTGCGAGGATGTCACTGATGAAGATATCCGCATGGCTATACAAAATGCAACTGGTCCTAGGAGTGCTTTGTTTGTACCTGAG GTGCCATTTGAAGTCCTTGTACGCAGGCAAATCAGCAGATTGCTTGATCCAAGTCTTCAGTGTGCAGATTTCATATATGAGGAACTGGTTAAG ATGAGCCACCATTGCCTTTGCAATGAGCTGCAGCAGTTTCCTATACTCAGAAGGAGCATGGATGAAGTAATTGGGAAGTTTCTACGGGATGGGCTTAAGCCAGCACAAGATATGATAGCGCACATCATTGAGATGGAG GCCGATTACATAAACACATCTCACCCAAGTTTCATCGGTGGCAGCAAGGCTGTAGAACAAGCACAGCAACAAGTTAGAGCCGCTAGATTGCCTGCAACAGTGGTTAGAAGG GATGGAGTAGATGCAGATAGGCCACAGGCTTCTGAAAAAACCCAAAAAGCACGTGCATTATTGGGTAGAACTACTGGTGTAAATGGAGTTATCACCGACCAGATCCAG CAGGGGGTACGATCTGCTGCTGAGGCAGAGAGACCAGGATCTTCAG GTAGTGGAAGCACTTCTTTTTGGGGCTCAATATTCACCTCAAGCGAAGACCGTGCACATTCTTCAGCAAGAGGTAGCTCAACGAACAAATCTTATGCTTCAGCTACCCCCAACCTGGAACATTCATTCTCTTCAATACAGTTAAAAGAG CCACCGCTAGTCCTCAAGCCTTCAGAAAGTCATTCTGAGCAGGAGGACCTTGAAATAGCAATCACAAAATTGCTGCTGCAGTCATACTACAATATAGTCAGGAAAAATGTTGAGGATTTCGTACCCAAAGCAATTATGCATTTTCTG GTTAATCACACGAAAAGGGAGCTGCATAATTTCCTTATAACTACCCTTTATAG AGAAGAGCTCTTTGGGGACATTCTTAGAGAACCTGACGAAATAACTACAAAGAGGAGGCAGATACGCGATACTCTTAAGGTCCTTCAGCAAGCCTACAAA ACTTTGGACGAGATACCGCTTGAAGCGGAGACGGTCGAGAGGGGCTATTCCCTGGATTCTGATGCGACGGGTCTACCGCGGGTCCATGGGGTTTACGATGGAAGCTCACCATATTCGACTCCGAAGCAAACGAGGCCTAGGAAATCAAGCCACTCCGGGGAGCAGCAACAACCTTTCAGTGGCAATGGGTTTTGA
- the LOC119278167 gene encoding dynamin-related protein 3A-like isoform X2: MQAETDREAGGNKGVSDRQIRLKIYSPNVLNITLVDLPGITKVPVGDQPTDIEARIRTMILSYIKHKTCIILAVSPANADLANSDALQMARQADPDGSRTIGVITKLDIMDRGTDARNFLLGNVIPLRLGYVGVVNRSQQDINSDVSVKQALAREESFFRTHPAYNGLAKHCGIPQLAKKLNQILVQHIRTILPGLKARISSQLTAIAKEHAFYGDPVESKAGQGAKLLNILAKYCDAFSSMVEGKNEDISTIELSGGARIHYIFQSIFVKSLEGVDPCEDVTDEDIRMAIQNATGPRSALFVPEVPFEVLVRRQISRLLDPSLQCADFIYEELVKMSHHCLCNELQQFPILRRSMDEVIGKFLRDGLKPAQDMIAHIIEMEADYINTSHPSFIGGSKAVEQAQQQVRAARLPATVVRRDGVDADRPQASEKTQKARALLGRTTGVNGVITDQIQGVRSAAEAERPGSSGSGSTSFWGSIFTSSEDRAHSSARGSSTNKSYASATPNLEHSFSSIQLKEPPLVLKPSESHSEQEDLEIAITKLLLQSYYNIVRKNVEDFVPKAIMHFLVNHTKRELHNFLITTLYREELFGDILREPDEITTKRRQIRDTLKVLQQAYKTLDEIPLEAETVERGYSLDSDATGLPRVHGVYDGSSPYSTPKQTRPRKSSHSGEQQQPFSGNGF, encoded by the exons ATGCAGGCAGAAACGGACAGGGAGGCTGGCGGTAACAAGGGCGTCTCAGATAGACAGATACGTCTGAAGATCTATTCGCCAAATGTTCTCAACATCACTTTGGTCGATCTGCCTGGAATTACTAAGGTGCCTGTTGGAGACCAACCAACTGACATTGAGGCCAGAATAAGGACAATGATATTGTCATATATCAAGCACAAGACATGCATCATATTGGCTGTTTCTCCAGCAAATGCAGATTTAGCGAACTCTGATGCTCTTCAAATGGCTCGGCAAGCTGATCCTGATG gttctcgAACAATTGGTGTTATCACGAAG TTGGACATAATGGACAGGGGCACTGATGCCCGTAATTTTTTGCTGGGGAATGTCATCCCATTACGACTTGGTTATGTTGGCGTCGTAAACCGCAGCCAGCAG GATATCAATTCAGATGTCAGTGTCAAGCAGGCTCTGGCCCGAGAAGAAAGTTTCTTCCGTACTCATCCG GCATACAATGGTCTTGCTAAGCACTGTGGGATACCACAGTTAGCAAAGAAGCTAAACCAG ATCTTGGTCCAACATATAAGAACTATTCTGCCTGGACTGAAGGCACGCATAAGTTCTCAATTGACAGCTATTGCTAAGGAGCATGCCTTTTATGGTGACCCAGTCGAGTCCAAG GCTGGGCAAGGTGCTAAGCTTTTGAACATTCTAGCTAAATACTGTGATG CTTTCTCGTCTATGGTAGAAGGAAAAAACGAAGATATATCAACAATCGAGCTTTCTGGTGGAGCAAGAATTCACTATATTTTTCAATCTATCTTTGTCAAAAGCTTAGAG GGTGTTGACCCTTGCGAGGATGTCACTGATGAAGATATCCGCATGGCTATACAAAATGCAACTGGTCCTAGGAGTGCTTTGTTTGTACCTGAG GTGCCATTTGAAGTCCTTGTACGCAGGCAAATCAGCAGATTGCTTGATCCAAGTCTTCAGTGTGCAGATTTCATATATGAGGAACTGGTTAAG ATGAGCCACCATTGCCTTTGCAATGAGCTGCAGCAGTTTCCTATACTCAGAAGGAGCATGGATGAAGTAATTGGGAAGTTTCTACGGGATGGGCTTAAGCCAGCACAAGATATGATAGCGCACATCATTGAGATGGAG GCCGATTACATAAACACATCTCACCCAAGTTTCATCGGTGGCAGCAAGGCTGTAGAACAAGCACAGCAACAAGTTAGAGCCGCTAGATTGCCTGCAACAGTGGTTAGAAGG GATGGAGTAGATGCAGATAGGCCACAGGCTTCTGAAAAAACCCAAAAAGCACGTGCATTATTGGGTAGAACTACTGGTGTAAATGGAGTTATCACCGACCAGATCCAG GGGGTACGATCTGCTGCTGAGGCAGAGAGACCAGGATCTTCAG GTAGTGGAAGCACTTCTTTTTGGGGCTCAATATTCACCTCAAGCGAAGACCGTGCACATTCTTCAGCAAGAGGTAGCTCAACGAACAAATCTTATGCTTCAGCTACCCCCAACCTGGAACATTCATTCTCTTCAATACAGTTAAAAGAG CCACCGCTAGTCCTCAAGCCTTCAGAAAGTCATTCTGAGCAGGAGGACCTTGAAATAGCAATCACAAAATTGCTGCTGCAGTCATACTACAATATAGTCAGGAAAAATGTTGAGGATTTCGTACCCAAAGCAATTATGCATTTTCTG GTTAATCACACGAAAAGGGAGCTGCATAATTTCCTTATAACTACCCTTTATAG AGAAGAGCTCTTTGGGGACATTCTTAGAGAACCTGACGAAATAACTACAAAGAGGAGGCAGATACGCGATACTCTTAAGGTCCTTCAGCAAGCCTACAAA ACTTTGGACGAGATACCGCTTGAAGCGGAGACGGTCGAGAGGGGCTATTCCCTGGATTCTGATGCGACGGGTCTACCGCGGGTCCATGGGGTTTACGATGGAAGCTCACCATATTCGACTCCGAAGCAAACGAGGCCTAGGAAATCAAGCCACTCCGGGGAGCAGCAACAACCTTTCAGTGGCAATGGGTTTTGA